The Cryobacterium sp. SO1 genomic sequence CCGTCATCACCCTGATCCCCGGCGCGGATGGCGGCGAATGGGCCGGAGCCGGCCCGCTCTGGCTGATCGTGGCGCTGATGGGCGCCCTGGGCGGCACCGAGGCGCTCCGCGGCCGGTTGCGCCGCAACGTCAACGGGCGGATCTTCTCGATCGTGCTCTTCATCGCGGCCCTGTTCTACTCCGGCCGTGCCATCGCCTTCATCACGGATGGCGTCGACAGCGCCACCTTCACCACGTACTTCAGCTCCGGCACCACGTCGATCCTCAACATGGGCCTCATCGTCACCGCCTGCATCGCCACGTCGATCCTGCGCGCCGAACGCGTCGGCAGCAACGCCGTCGGCGACATCACCGTTGGCATCCACTCGGCAGCCGGCGTGCTGTCGGGCACGTCGTTTTCGCAGGCGGCCACCGACCACCTGCAGCGCGGCGAACGTGCCGAACTCGGGCTGGCCGTGATCGGTGCCGACATCGACAACCTCCCCGAGATCAACACGGCCTTCGGCCGCGTCGCCGGCGACGACGCCATCGCCCGCTTCGCCGACACCCTCCGCGGCAGCGCGCCACTGATGTCGCTGATCGGGCACCCCGCCGCCGGCCGCTTCTACGTGCTGGCCGCGGTCGGCTCAGCCACCGAGGCGCTCACGATCGTGCAGCGGATGCAGAACGCCCTCGTCGACGGACCGCTGGGGGAGTCGTACCAGATCCGGCTCACCGCGAGCTTCGGCATCGCGGACACCTTCGACCACGGCTACGACCTCGACGAGCTCAGCACGGCCGCCGGCCAGTCCATCGAGGTCGTCAAGCGCCGCGGCGGCAACGACATCGCCGTCACGACCGAGCCCGCCCCCGCCCGCGACCTCTAGTCCCGCGCCCCGCCCCTTCGCG encodes the following:
- a CDS encoding GGDEF domain-containing protein, with amino-acid sequence MQLDGPTLQMISGLIVILCGVSFIFNTALNRNDPPGRLWSLAFVAGIMVAVGYGVYLVSDEAWWSITVANASLVVTVGALWSGSRVYNGRSSGFAVVGGLALVVAVITLIPGADGGEWAGAGPLWLIVALMGALGGTEALRGRLRRNVNGRIFSIVLFIAALFYSGRAIAFITDGVDSATFTTYFSSGTTSILNMGLIVTACIATSILRAERVGSNAVGDITVGIHSAAGVLSGTSFSQAATDHLQRGERAELGLAVIGADIDNLPEINTAFGRVAGDDAIARFADTLRGSAPLMSLIGHPAAGRFYVLAAVGSATEALTIVQRMQNALVDGPLGESYQIRLTASFGIADTFDHGYDLDELSTAAGQSIEVVKRRGGNDIAVTTEPAPARDL